From the genome of Trachemys scripta elegans isolate TJP31775 chromosome 2, CAS_Tse_1.0, whole genome shotgun sequence:
TAAACCATGATGTCCTTTATCTCTGTATAAGTAATTCTTTTTACCCCAaatgatattttaattaatgttgCTTTGAATGCTAACCATTTAAACTAAAATTGTGCATGTTATGGAATATGAATATAAGCTAATGCTTATTATTAAAATAACTAAAAGTATAATATGTTTTTGAAATTGGGTCTGTTGACAAAAATCGCCCAAGGAAAAGTATAAATAGTTTTAAACATATTGAAGAATCTACTTACATAGTTTCtgtatttgtgtttttgtttgtttcaggtgCTCATTGCCATCTGCTTACAGAACATACATGAATAAAGTGACACCCCAGACTCTTTCGAGCAATTGATAGGGGAAACTTTAACCTGAGAATGAAGAGAGAAACACTCAGCAGAACCGTATGATTGAAACCACAGCCCAGCCCTCTGCTGTTGGACAAGGCTTTGTCCTTTTGCCCTGCACGACCGATGTTGCAGTAATTCAGATGGATCGCAGCAAGGAGGCAGAGATGGAATTACGAAGATCCTCTAGTCCCAGCAAGGTAAACAAGAGTGACGTTGATGGAGACAAGTCCATGTGCCACAGCTGCTGCATCTGTGGCAAGAGTTTTCCTTTTCAGAGCTCCCTGTCTCAGCACATGAGGAAGCACACGGGAGAGAAGCCCTATAAATGTCCTTACTGCGACCATAGAGCTTCCCAAAAGGGCAATCTGAAGATACACATTCGGAGTCACAGAACAGGCACTTTAAGTCAGGGGCATGAGGTGGAGATGGGAGAAGCACAGCTTGGAGAGATGGGAGTCTCAGAAGGCCTTGACGGATGCACCAGCCCCACCAAAAGTACATCTGCCTGCAACAAGATTCTGAACGGGGCAACTCAGGCAGACAACAGCAAGATTTTGTTGAGAAGCAGCAAGAAGGAGCTTGTCACAGAGGCATCACCTGCAGAAGCTGACAAGCTACCCACTTATCAGTGCATCTTCTGCAAAAACAAGTTTGAGAGAAAGAAAGACCTGGACCAGCACCTACATCAAGTCCATAAGCCGTACAAATGCAGGCTTTGTAGCTACATGACATTAAGAGAAGAGACCCTGTTAAACCACATAGAGAAAGACCATATTACAGCTCAAATTCCAAATGGGGAAACTTACACCGAGAATTGCAAGAGTGAGCTGAATGCAGGGGAATTTCCTTGTGAAGTCTGTGGTCAGGCCTTCAGTCAAACCTGGTTTCTCAAAGCTCACATGAAAAAGCATAGAGGATCGTTTGATCATGGATGCCACATTTGTGGCAGAAGATTTAAAGAACCCTGGTTTCTCAAAAACCACATGAAATCACACGGTCCAAAGACGGGgagcaaaaacaaaccaaaaaatgatTTAGAGCCCATAGCCACTATTAATAATGTGATTCAGGAGGAAACAATTGTGACTGGCTTATCTCTGTATGAAGTTTGCACCAAGTGTGGGAATCTGTTTACAAATATGGAAAGCCTAAAAGCACACAATGCTGTACACTTGAGAGCTCAAAGAAGCAGTATTGAGAACAAAGCTGAGGGGTTAATTGATGGAAACCTAGATCCATCtgtaaataagcaatttttcttaCAGTGCCTGAATCTGAGGCCAGCTGTAGGGATAGATAGAGTTACAAATGGACAGCCTGGAAAAAGGGTAGCTGAGCTGGATCCAGTCAGTAGCTACCAGGCCTGGCAGCTGGCCACCAAAGGAAAAGTAGCGGAGCCTTCTGAGTATGTTAAATATGTGGGATGGGATGAAGTCCTTGCTGATGCAGATGTGACTTATGACAAGGATAAAAGAGAGTATATTCTTGTCAGCCAGGAGAAGCGCAAGCGAGATCAGGATTCACCCAGCTCCTCCAGCAACCCCAAGAAGAAAAGCTGTGTCAGTGGGCGCTTGGAGAAGAACAGCAATGTGCAACAAGGAGAAAACTGTATCCTTGCCCAGGGCGACCTGGACTACAGACCCTCCTCAAGGCAGAGCAGAAGGGCATCCCAAAACAAGTCCACAGAGTGCTTTGAGTGTGGAAAGATTTTCCGCACCTACCACCAAATGGTGCTCCATTCGCGGGTGCACAGGAAAGAACGCAGGAGCTGCAGTGAGAGTGGAACCGTTGCTCAGCCAGACCGGTATGGATCCAGCAGTGAAGAAGGGGATTCTGGTTCTGTTAGTGGACCAAGCACTCCAGGCTCAGCGTCTGCCCCAGAAGATTCTGTGACCTCTGGAATGGGTGAGGAGGGTGTTGAGGACAGCTCTGAGGAAGGAGTACCTGAACCATCACTAGGTAAGCTCCTAcacaacatttccccccccccctctttcccTATGTTACCTTTTCTTTGTCTCTAGCTCTTTTAGATCCCATGCCTCTAAGCCTCCTGGGGCCTGAATGTGGGACACAGCAAGGAGCAAAGGATCAAAATGATAGATGAGTAAAATACCATAAGAAGCTTAAAATTAATGTGGATCAATTCTGTAGCCTAATTAACATTGTTTATAGTCTCAGCTTGATGATTCaacatttctgatgtaaataataaaAGTGAGATCACAGGAGGTCTTTGCAAGATACAGGTAAATTTGGATTTCAAATGAAGGACAACTGAGAGGTAGCTTAGTTACCCCTAGCAACGCAGTTAGCTCTGCTGTTTGCTTCAATATCTCTGCTGTTAGCTTCAGTATAGCAGTATCTTTCCTGGACATCCCGGGCCCAATTTTGCCCTGATTTACACCCTTTCTGTTGTCAGTATACAGGGGTAGTTAGAGCACAGTTTGCCTGCTATAACCTTGAAACACATAAACTTGTTAATTGCTAACGAGAAACTCattccttcctcttttctttttctgtgctCTGCTTCCCCAAACTTGTGTTATAACTCTAAGGCTATAATTAATCTCTCTGGATTAAAGCAGTCCTCTGAGTCCAACTCTAGCTAAATGGAACAAATTATTCCCCAAATAGCAGCaaagtaaatatttaaagaaacactAAGCACttttatatcattttaaatttttgttgtTTACTCTTCTTTGTTTATAATGCCCTGTTAGAAATGAGAGATAAACATTTCTTTCTTTACTAGCCCTCTGCTTTTTCCATTTGGCAAACAAtgacatttccccccattttctttttctttcatgaaGAACTAACTAATCCTGGTTTTGTAATGTTTAACTTGTTTTCAGGAGCATCAGTGAGGAAGTCACCAGCACAGttctgggaattttttttaaagatattagtTAACGTGTACTTCCTCAGCTGGCTAATGAATGTCATAGAAGAACAGCAACAGGTTCCAGGATCATGTATTAAGTTTTATATTTGATCCTTATTAACAGCAATGATGATGTGTTGTTGAATATATTTTGTTACTGGATCATTTTAAGAGAGGTCAAAGTTTGAGCCGAAACTACAAGGCATATCCCTTTCTAAATGTAAtgcttagatcaggggtctcaaagaTGCGGCCCGcggagctcttccctgcagcccgccaagctccccgccccccccccgttccTTCCGGTCAcagccaaactcccctcccccccccgagttattttatgtggcagctaagctccctgctcgctgctccccaatgtttggggccgggtctctcccccagccctgtctgCCACCCCCATGCACCTCCCCTGAGTGTCCCCTGGCCtcacctctgcaccccctcctattgccaatctccatcccagagcctgcaccctcaccccctgccccagcccagagccttcacccagcacccaaactccatcccagagcctgcaccccagacctccactcccacccaaactccctcccagagccttaggcaggtgggggtggagtttgggggagcagtttctgggcaccaccaaaatttctacaaatctGCCATCCCTGGAAGagacagagcaggggtggagtggtggtgcagcccagtgcagtgtgtgtgtttgtggggggggctttaacagaagtaaatctaactaagtgcatgttttgtcctttgagtgaggtgcattactgagtgtatatattttattaaaaccactTGGAAATGAtttgttgtaggagcagcagtgatctgtatgctctgtataatgcttagcactttccaggagggaggggggaggagcacactcgggggagggagagaagagagagggcaggggcggggcctcatggaaggggtggagtgggggcagagccggggccagcgagggggggtgtcagtgatgcagccctcgggccaatacactaatcctcatgtggcccttgtggtcatttgagtttgagacccctggcttagatcctcctcccctcttcccccaagggtTGAAATCATTATAAAAATCAAACCCTTTTTTGGACCTAAAGTGTCCTTTTTTGGGAACAAAACTTGTCTTGGGTTGACTTCACTGTAAGTTGTCAACTTTATTAGCTTCACTGGGACTTAAGTCCCAGATGGGCAAATCAGGGGCACATTAGATTAGAAGGTTAAATTAATGAAATACCAAAGCCAAATTCTTATGTGCTTCCCTGCccattttaaaaaaccacaacTCTGATAAGTACTAGTGACAGATCAATCTAAGTATCTTTGTCATGCTCAATAGTAGGCCCAAAATTTGGTCTGTCCATTTATTGTTGTAtttatgcaatttaaaaaaagtttatgaaAGTATACTCATTGCATTCATGTTAAAGTCCAATGGGCACTTTCTGAAACACTCCTGTACAATTGATTCAATATGTAATTACTGAAATGCGGCTTCCTTCAGGGTGAAATGAGGCTGTGAAATTCTACCAGTGCAATGCACGATACCTTTGTGGAAATGGTTGTGATGGAAAATCATCTCGCCAGAGACAGTTCAAATCAGCAAAATTCCTTTCATATAATGCTCAAAGAGTAAATTCTTCTTCTGTACTGTTCTTCTTAATCATTTGATTTTAACCTTATCTCTTTCCTACCTCAGTTCAACTTCTGAACGCTGATCTCAGAAGTGAAAGCATTTTAAAGTTACACAGCAATTTCTCCCATAATAACCTAGTGCCAATAGGAAACTACGGTAATTTTCTTTAGTTGGCAAATTGGTTCTCACCTTCCCTATTGAACAGTGAGAAAGTAGCAAACTGATCAAGCTAAATAAAGATGAATCTCAGTAAACAGATGCATTTGCACTGTTTGTGTGCTTCATTTTATATTCCAAAACATCACATTTGAAAAGCAAGTTAATCAAAGGGACTACTATATAGTTAAGGAACTTTCTTGTTGCTACTTCATTGTTAATgcagtttattaaatatttattagtgATATCAATGAAgtaaacatttttcacagctgacCAAGCTTTccaattgaaaataaaataagtaggACACAATCATTTTTAGGCCAAGATCAGTATCTTAATTTCCCTCTATTTATATCTCTTTGGTAAGGCAGTTTAATGGATATGCCATTCAACTGTTTTATACTGTCGCCAGTTTAGAGATAGAGGATTGGGTCATTCTGTCCATCAGGCTGTATGAATACTTTGTTCAGATAAAAGAATTTTAGCCCTCTTGAGGTTGCTTATTCAATTCATGAGGCTTTCCTGCCTCCTTTATGAACTAAAACTTGAAGTCTATAGagtacaggccaaattctgccttcatttacaACCAGAcagccccattaaaatcaaatgttttgttATGCTCTTTAAATTGTCTTTTGTCCTAGAACTGTTATGGTTTGCTACCCTCTGCTGAGGCTCTTCTAGTTAATCTCACAGGGTCAGGTGGCCTTTTTAGTCAATAGCAAAGCTCTAGCAGCCATCTTCAATAGCTGTAAGTGAACGATGTTCTCAAATTTTACAGTTACTTTTCCCCACATTCACTTTACGGTGTTATTTTTACTCAGAATGTGGCTGGGCAAACCTCGTGATGCTCAtgagactatttaaaaatacattatttacttttattttcatatCTTAACTTCCTTTTCCCATAACTTGTATATGTTACTGTGGGACTACGAGCCTGAAAGGCAAtagggccttgatcctgcaagaggGCTGACCATTCCGTCCCTGGTCCAACATAGCATTTAAGCACAtaattaactttaaacatgtgaccAGTATAATTTAGCTGAGCATGTGCtttctggattggggccagaatgCATGGCACCTCACAGAATTTGAGTCATATTAGAGGAGCAAATAGCATGCACCAAATGCAAAATAGCTCTGAGTCTCTCAAATACAGAGTGTTCCTAACCTTCACTTATCCTTTGCTAAATCACTAGAGTCTTATCATTCGTTCTCAGCCATGTGGGTTGTGTTTGCAAACCCAGATTACCATCCATCAGAGGCTCCCAAACTGGCATATGGAGTACTTATAGCTGCATAGACTtgaaggcctgaagggaccattatgtAGACT
Proteins encoded in this window:
- the ZNF516 gene encoding zinc finger protein 516, giving the protein MIETTAQPSAVGQGFVLLPCTTDVAVIQMDRSKEAEMELRRSSSPSKVNKSDVDGDKSMCHSCCICGKSFPFQSSLSQHMRKHTGEKPYKCPYCDHRASQKGNLKIHIRSHRTGTLSQGHEVEMGEAQLGEMGVSEGLDGCTSPTKSTSACNKILNGATQADNSKILLRSSKKELVTEASPAEADKLPTYQCIFCKNKFERKKDLDQHLHQVHKPYKCRLCSYMTLREETLLNHIEKDHITAQIPNGETYTENCKSELNAGEFPCEVCGQAFSQTWFLKAHMKKHRGSFDHGCHICGRRFKEPWFLKNHMKSHGPKTGSKNKPKNDLEPIATINNVIQEETIVTGLSLYEVCTKCGNLFTNMESLKAHNAVHLRAQRSSIENKAEGLIDGNLDPSVNKQFFLQCLNLRPAVGIDRVTNGQPGKRVAELDPVSSYQAWQLATKGKVAEPSEYVKYVGWDEVLADADVTYDKDKREYILVSQEKRKRDQDSPSSSSNPKKKSCVSGRLEKNSNVQQGENCILAQGDLDYRPSSRQSRRASQNKSTECFECGKIFRTYHQMVLHSRVHRKERRSCSESGTVAQPDRYGSSSEEGDSGSVSGPSTPGSASAPEDSVTSGMGEEGVEDSSEEGVPEPSLGKKPYHCSFSEEGAMVTSQLEELPKFGSDNAREKDVNESKPELSTLVSTLENNIKRPFSKYEAQRNSSDLKMPAFQPRQELPCSSSTADFASGVGQTSLDAVVDLKTSLEKQAGHPKENFSDLCREHPVLEKGREAQEMVPLDLSEKSTRADSCNKGFTSSLQADLIVHPCPYCNHKTYYPEVLWMHKKIWHKVSCNSMAPPWIQQNGFKSIKNNLVFLARSGRTGPPPSLGGKECPPLPVARFTRTQVPSALPGSKSNSSPVGMTTKPGSMHRSKDSHSFGHCGSRSSGLDGYRQPKSNHTQEQHSIAAQQPPLKAKYEVNSKLMQAGSFSRSLTPTQTVVSRPTSQPANSKQVEKYMIPQGSAGFHPSSKHCASDPIKAKFNPPPQYHPLCKTEQYTKHEDQSVPQWESHTKAGNEMRTLANCTTGTRASPLMQPQPSTAGASPALHSIKQEPASEGHEKRLDIFFKTYIPKDLASLYQTWGANSPMLDHAGMLRTQTRQGDYVCIECGKCFNQHSHFRTHMRSHTVVFESNGLRGTEVHTTSADAPKQGRDHSNADIVHTVPLRKGT